The Microplitis mediator isolate UGA2020A chromosome 4, iyMicMedi2.1, whole genome shotgun sequence nucleotide sequence TTACTAACAGGCCTTTCAAGTATAGGGCCTCTTTAGTAGCCTCCGCTACCGCCATATACTCTGCCTCTGTACTTGAGAGCGCCACCGTTTTTTGTTTACGCGCTTCCCAACATCACAGATCTCGCCAGAATGAATCCATACCCCGTATGCGACTTACGATCCGTTGAGTCCCCTCCCCAGTTAGCATCTACAACGGCAAATAGAGCTAGCCCGGTTTGTTCAAATCTCAACCCGTAATCTAACGTACCCTTCAAATACCTCAAAACCCTTTTCGCGGCTTTCCAATGTTCGACATTGTAATTCGTATTAAACTGACTTAAATAATTCACCGCGTAAATTATATCTGGCTTAGTAGTTATCGCAAGATACAACAACGCTCCGATTAAACTCTGGTACGGATACTTGTTCATTTCTGACTCATTCACACGTTCTGATTTTACTAAATTACTTTTAGCCTCAATGGGTGTGTCTATCGGTATACACTCATCCATCCCAAAACGTTTAAGTACGGCCCTGGTATACTGTTTCTGTCTCAAGAACACACGTGACTTTTCGTCCCGCTCAAACTCGATACCTATACAACTTTTAATTAGTCCGAGATCTTTAGTCTCGAATGACTTTGACAGCGCTTTCTTTATTTCACCTATCCAGGCCTCGTCGTCACTAGCTAATAAGATATCATCTACATATATTGCTATATACATCATACTGTCACCTTTCCGGTTCACAAACAGACATTTATCTTGTGGCACTGCATTAAAACCTAATACATTTATTCTATCTACTAATTTTCGATGCCACTCAACCCCGGCTTGGCGCAACCCATACAACGACTTTTTCAGAGCACGTACACTGTCACTCCCCGCTTTCAAGCCCTCTCTCCAGCGCTTTACGGTTTCTATTATTTTCCCGTCGCGTATTATTTTCCCGCCTAAACCGATGGACTCACCCGTACTTATCTTTTCGATAATTTCATGCATACACTCGGGCACTTCCATGTATACACTTTCGCGCAATTTACCGTTTAAATACGCGGTAACTATGTCCATCtggtaaattttcgaattgtGTTCCGCTGCTATCGCTGCCATGATCCTCACCGACGATGACCTCACTACTGGTGAAAATGTCTCGGTGAAATCTTCTCCTGGCCTCTGAAAACACCCTTTTGCTACTAATCTGACCTTTCTTTTGCCATCAGATTTAGTACAAAATACGTAGCGACTTCCGATTACCTTTCTGTTTCTGGGTCTCTTTTCGATTTCCCATGTCTTGTTCTTTATTTGAGCTAGCATCTCTTCTTCTAATGCTATCTTCCATGAGTCCGTATTTTCTGTCTTGCTCGCTTGTTTCCATGTAGTCGGAGTTTCTGTCACTGTCAGATATGCGAAAACATCTTCTTCCATCGCATCATCTTCTATTCCTCCATTCTCTCCTTCGATAGCAGCTTCATGGTCATCCCCACTCTGTTCGTCTGGTACTGTGACGTATACTTTCTTCGGTCTTCCTGCCGATCCTGTCCAAATGTACATCGGTCGTCCCCGGCCTCTCTTGCTGGGTAACTCTACGCCACTGATCTCTATACTAACTGGATAGCTGATACATAtggaagaatttaaaaaaataggcCTTGCCTGGAGCGAAGCCAGCGCCGCAAAATAGTTGTCAGGGAACTAATATGAATATAAGAGCGCATGCGTTAAATACAAAAGGACAGATGGGGGAACTTAAATTACGAGAATGTTCCTTTGAAGTGTGGTAAGTTATTTTACTAGAGTAATTATGGgctaaagtaaataaaaataattgttgaaagAGTAGCAAATGTAATTAGCatattatatattgataaattgtaTAGTATATTATATAGTACTAATAGAGtagtaaattcaattaattcgGCTTATgttgagaaaataattataacgaATAAAGagcaaacttttttatataatttctatcGTTAAATATCACAATGATAATATTTCCAGacatacaaattaattttttagaaatgatCAATTGAgcgaaaataaattgatatgtattgtgaaatttataaatttttgtaataataatgttagaataatgttaaatagtgaacgattttttatgaGTTATGCTTAATGATGATCAAAATAGTTAATTTGTACCGTttagtggaaaaaattaagttaagaacaaaaaactttagattttaattttttcttcgattttaaTCGTTTATAACTTAAGAAGAAGTGAATTTAGGCTAAAAtattaagagaccttttttgtagagcatttaatttctttcaaaaattttttatgctcttttttagatatttactgattcgtcagttacaaaattcaatagtaataatgttaaatcgaaaaaatatatcaatttattaagcttaattgATCAGAAACGGCTTgtttgacgaaaattttcaatcagaccttttttgcagggaatttaattttactttaaaataagtgaaaatgCATTTTTATTACTCCAATGTTTGagcagttctgacgtaaaaggtttcttatcattttttgataaattcgaTTTTTAGAGAGTTACTCAAGGTCAAATATGGATTcatgataaatttaagtattatttgactttttcgacAAAATTATCAGACTTAAAATGTTATagcttttttttgtagatcgttttatttcctacaaattatctcgtataaagtttttcaaattcttgaAAGTTCTTTAGTTATTCGTGTTTCAAAGTAAGCCAATAAAATGGACCAGAATAAGATTTCTGGGaacaaattaaaatgtaaatgcaaataactaaagaactttcaaaaatttgaaaaactttataagagataatttgtagaaagTAAAacaatctacaaaaaaaaagctacAACATTTTAAGATAAGTCTGATAATTTTgtcgaaaaagtaaaatactacttaaatttatcatgAATCCAAATTTGACCTTGGATAATTctctaaaaacaaatttctttgtagagcattcaatttcctaaaaaattatgtattggTCTTTCTAATATAATAATCTGCTGATAagttattattacaacattttaaaattctaaagtttgaaaaaaatttttcccatgttactTAACTCTTAACGGCCACACGGGGTGATTAGTAACCCCaggcttaaaaaaaatgggaTTAGAGGtcttaaggggttaggggtactcaggggtatgaaaaaatgatgattttcaataattttttttttgtagttaattactttatttgacaaaaataaaaacatagctttattagaacacgtttcgatttgacttcacgaaaatttcaaaaaaaaaaattaataattcaaaaagttatcgctgtttttgtagagcccgttcctcccgaagtcctttgcggtgatcatcataagtccttggagattcatctaaaatcaatcggacaagaaaaattagttttattaatagataatcttgtgcctgatcgaagctttttttttttttttcgaaattaacaaaatggcggcctcaggaaatttttttcaaattttcgagaaaaaaaccgacagtttattgttaaaaaaaaatcgaaatttttgaaaaaaaaaaaaatccttcgatcaggcacgagtttttaatgtatttcaaaagtacaataaattttattgaaatctaccgagcagtttttaagttacagtgatcaccagttcagaaaacatagttttgagaaaaacgcatttaaagttttgctatggatttatgtcgaattataagaattatttaataacttacactgagtcatctattcctggaccatataatagctcttcagccgacatagcagcttccaaaatatcaatttgctggtgcctacgttgcaatcgaccttctcgggtgttatcattagcgcgcttatctgctactttgatacgtgcagcatccattctttctgcataccgatgagaattaggcccacaattaagtcctagtgtattcatcaagactaataatgaatttataccctcattaaatatacacatagcaacgtatgcagctatttgtacgatagtaaaactagtatttaccgtttttgggcatattttccatactagttggttaaagctttcattattattctgattgaatccacctacacatcttgaaagtaaattttcattactaagatcttcgtatataggcttgatagcttttaaaacatcagaaggtaaaggagaataatcgtgagaaaaggtatcaagctctcctcttgcttcagcgcgctggtaagagcaccaagattcttcgccttttggacacatatcatgattcggtttttcatcactcgagccgtagtgataaaaggttgccattatagcagatttcatattttcaacaggaaggaatatattcatttccacagttattacatgcaactacaattttgaatcccagcccacgtgtacttgctgtttgaaacactacatttccatcacattttttacattttataagagcagaaattgcagtgaatacctgaataaaatttattattcgaaattcagtactgctgtcttcaggtacatcatcttcagtgttttgttttaattttttagaagatgtactctgaatactttcatcacgttcggctgttttcggattaaaaacattctttcttttgactgaacgcgacttattaattttttcagaactccgaagttctcttgaaacctttctagaatcacgtcccatggttaataatttaattcacttgagaaataatttatcacaaaactatcgactgatcagtgcaacgactacaggtatactggcaaccaaaaattatttttcagttcttgtactacctacaaattgtgaatatatgtagaaggatatatatatatatagaaggatatatatatttatatatcctatatatatatatatatatatatatatatatatatatatatatatatataataataaatacattaaaatggggagatattcatgacaatgaaacccgaaaggtcggttgcttgcagctgtttctagctacctgctctcgaatgccacgtagcacccgagcgtcctttggtcattgttaaataactcgaaaagaatttgtcggattcacttcaaattttcacacaatatttttaaaatattatactttaagaaaatgcaaaaaaaaaaaaatcgattttttgaaaattctgactacccctaaccccttaaacctttcaaataaatacaataaacgcCATCTGCCGGTGACAGACATGTGTGAGATGTGACTTCACTGCATAGAAAGCCAAAGAAATGCACAGTGGCGCTGTGAGCGTTCGTTTTATCGGCCTGGGGTAACTAGTTACCCCAGTGTGGCCGTAACCGCAGTTCAgtcacaatatttattttatttttatcaacttatttcagtgtcaatcgataaaataaaggcaagttgttcattttttagtaacgaaaaaatatatttttctcaatttatctataaattgtcttattgagaaggtttgcatgttttaggtttccactatattcaAATGGGCTATAacttccctgattaaaaaaatgaattgaaaagtattgaaaaagatgagaaatgaatcctttcgaatacgttctataccccaaggttttcattttgacataaaatgaatacttttcattcccaaaataataaaagaatttctgaacttccgaggaattgaaaaagattcaaatgaattgatatttttaatctttctgaatccttctcaatacctaaataatttcacatttcgggtcatgtgtgggattgaaaaaaaatgaaatgaattgaaatttttgaatctttccgaatccttctcaatacctaaataatttcacatttcgggtcatgtgtgggattgaaaacgattgaaatgaattgaaatttttgaatctttctgaatccttctcaatacctaaattgaaatgatgaaagattgaattcttttcaatactttcgaattccactttgaaattggaaagtattcaaacgatcgaaatttcaattccattcaatactttccaaaaccgccgagggattgaaaagaattgaaataattttcaatacttttcaattcacttttttaatcagggttattGAGCCAccccgtccatcgtacggtaatacactatttaaatatagtggaaacctaaaacatgcaaacatgcaaataaccttctcaatgagacaatttatagataaattgagaaaaatatagatagcccgaactgggaatcgaacccagaccaattcggtatcacgccgagtgctctaccagttgagctatccggccctatactatattccgttcaatttgatctataacttattgagccacaccgtccatcgtacggtaatacaccatttaaatatagtggaaacctaaacacgcaaacatgcaaataaccttctcaagagaaaaaattattcataaatatgtatttttaagaCGATAAAACGCAAAAGAAGTCAATTTcatgatttgtaatttttttcatttttccttCCAGTAATTTTGCAAAATAACTATACTTTTTGAAGAATTGGTGgatactgttatttttttgtggtaGTGGTATATATTGTGCAGACAACCCTAAAGTTTTAGTCGTTAATATTGCAAAATGGCGGAGTAGTGAATTTGTTTGcaaaaaaaagccattttttcaGAAGTTTGACCTATATGACCAGTTTTTCGAACGCCATCTATAAATCAACCAAGTTAAAGCAttagaaatattgaagaacTCGTCAACGAACATGACCCAATTAGTTAAAAGTCTCAAACCATTTACACATCTTCTCTGGCCAGGTTTTTCAGCGTGGGGTAATGAGTTACCCCATGTGGCCGTTATGAGGCCTGAGGGAGGTGTGGCCGTTAAGGGTTAAAtggaaaatcgaaaattgcgatgcggcagttgttaatattattattaagagtgTAATCTTTgacaccattttttttttgtcatctcgAACATTATTTtcgatatcatttttttaaacaaaaatagtcaatttttttgaatcagtctaatatatatatattgtaacgggttttccaccaccggggatctaccggagtgaagtccgaatacacttacgattattggcaaccttgttcaaaattattaagttgggtgccaggtgattttaatatcaccaaataaacaattatcgaaATCGGCAGGGTGGCAGATCgaggaaaggtcaggcacttaagattacgataaataattaatcagaattaacacaaaataattagtcgtaTATTAAACAGAAAGtaattgatcggtatcacaaaaataatcggttacaaacaaaataacaatttgccgttgtcggcttgactcgatataaacaaaacaaaattggTCGTAGTTGATCGGAAAACAAATCAGTTCATTGCTCAAAAAAAACATAGTCCGTtgacgaaattaaaataaaataattttattgtccggagacacacacacagcggaagtattaaagaaatccttgacgagtgacgtcagagtattcttaCACGGCGAGGTGACAAGACTACTgttgcgaatgagacacggataatccgtaattctcagaatcgctcgaacgaaataaaataaaatataaaataacattttatttcggtaacgcgtTCAATTTCACGATCACACAGTTATTAcgcgaaattaattatttcattaattaattattattgcactTCACTCGTTTATTAACAAATCGGTTGTACACTTTGTTCAGTTTCGGGCcgaggcttcggcttgttcacttgttcacgAACTCGGTTATTGTCGGTCGTAATTAATTGTCGCGAATTATTGTTCGTTGATCAAACTCGGATTGATCTTACATGTCGTAATTCAAATCGTCCATACGTCGGAATTGAGAATTGTTCagagtcgaattgttcaaataaaaaaacgtggccgttTAGTAcggcgtctatcccggatctccTGTTTCAATCCATGCGTTGGATCGTTTGCTCGGTCAAAGTCGGAATTTTTCGTCATAGATGTCACCAAAAGTTGCTCACCGGGTAATGATTTAttacttcaaataatttttaaaccacgggtcgatgtcgaattttcctcatgttacaatatatatatatatatatatatatatatatatatacatatatatatatatatatatatatataggggagggtggggcaaagtgggccccgtAAGCTAGAAATGGGATtatctatacttttttttactcgttaCACTACTTTATAGGCCCTTGTTTGTTATTTAACATTGATAAGCTgtgtccattaaaattgaaaaatcgaaaattaggggcaaagtgggcccccatctaaaaaaaattgtgtaagacaaatttattgctcgttttactttttctaaattcttcactttaaaaatgttatgaaTAAGCTGtgttcataataaattatgaattttaaaatatgggGCAAAGTAGGCAAAAATGGGTAAGCCATAAATAAGCTAATAAGGAATAAATGAATAGTCGTAAAAAAGTAAAGGTGACTTATTATGAGCCTCgttcgtaaaaaatttcagggtGCTGACTTTGCTCTCAAATTTTAGGGGGGCTCACTTtaccccaccctcccctatatatcgaaaaaaacaaaacttgataaatttattgagaaatgctaaaattactaaaataaattattactcgAGTCGAAATATAAAGTGTGATTCCAACGTCTCGAGCGTTACAAACGTAACTCCAACGTCTCGGACGTTGCAAATGTAAAGTTGGATTTACTCTTGAAACGCTCGAGACGTTGGAATCACACTtcatatttcgactcgggtaatTATTCGCaatgtaattaaatgaaatcaaaataactttGTTGAGGTGAACGTGTTAATGGatatttttacagaaatacgTTTACTCTATGAGATTGCCGTAATGTAACTGTAATGCTTTTTTGACTACGTGAAAACTTACGGCTAATCACcatgttaaaaattatggGCGCCCAAGCACAGTTGGTTACGATTTAGTTCTCTGACAACTATTTGAAGGCGCTACTGTATGCACAGATCGGTGACAATGGCGGACTATAGAATCAGCTATCCAGTTAGTATAAAGATCAGTGCTCTACGCCTTCCCAAGACTTTGCTGCCCCTCTCTTCCTCTGGGGTCTCTCTAGTTTCGTTTCTGGTTCGGGCTTCTCCGGCTCTTCGCTCGGCATCTAGAGTTCTTCACACTGCTCATCACACTGCTCTTCGCACTGCTCCTCTATTACCTCAGTGTTTCTCtcgttttcaaatattttcttatattcgCCCTTAAAACCAATCTGATCGACAAACTTCACATCCCGTGTAGTTTTCACTGATCTATCTCGCGGAAAATACACACGATATGCCTTCGAGGCAAGTGCATATCCTATAAATACCCCTGGTACCGACCTGGAGTCTAGTTTCCCGTGCTTTTGCGTCTTATCCAAGACGAAAGCCTTTGTTCCAAACACTTGCATGTGTTTCACTGTGAGGGGTTATTCCCACAACACACTACGGTATTTCTCCGTTTAACACACTGGTCGAACATCTGTTTCTGGTATAGTTTGCGTTGCTTAACGCCTCGGCCCACAGGTGAGGGGTGCCCCTGCCTGCCGCATCATACATCGTACCATCTCTATTAAAGTTCTGTTTTTTCGCTTCGCAATGCCGTTCTGTTGGGGCGTGTGAGGCGCAGTCAATCTTCTCCGAATTCCATTTTTCCGTAGATATTCGTTGAATTCCGCGTTACAATATTCCATTCCGTTGTCTGATTGTAACGCCTTTATCCTTTCCCCGGTCTGGTTTTCCACCTCGTTCTTGTATTCCTTGAACTTCTCTAGGACTTCAGATTTATTTTCCATCAAGTATATTTGACACTATCGTGACTTGTCATCAATGAAGGTGACGAAATATCTCTTCCCTGAGTTAGATGTATGTCGCATTGGTCCGCAAACATCTGAATGCactatttctaataatttctGAGTTCTTTGTTCACTGGTCTTGGGAAAAGGTAATCCGGTCTGTTTTTCTTATATACACACCTCACACTCTGATAACTTTTCACTATCGCTTATTTCCAAGCCATACaccaatttatttttggcCATGAGCTTCAGGTCTCGCTCATTTACATGCCCCAACTTTTCATGCCACTTATCTATCCCTAGTTTTTCACTAGTTACGGCACTGTTAACACTGTCTTTGATGTCTTTTATAAAGTACAGGTTCCCGCGTCTCTGCGCGCGCATAATcacatcattatttttatttaccactACCGCTTCAGTTTTCCTGAAGGTCACTGTATGTCCAAAGTCCGTGGCCCGTGCCACCGAGAATAGATTTGT carries:
- the LOC130667142 gene encoding uncharacterized protein LOC130667142; translated protein: MNIFLPVENMKSAIMATFYHYGSSDEKPNHDMCPKGEESWCSYQRAEARGELDTFSHDYSPLPSDVLKAIKPIYEDLSNENLLSRCVGGFNQNNNESFNQLVWKICPKTVNTSFTIVQIAAYVAMCIFNEGINSLLVLMNTLGLNCGPNSHRYAERMDAARIKVADKRANDNTREGRLQRRHQQIDILEAAMSAEELLYGPGIDDSV